Proteins encoded in a region of the Anopheles ziemanni chromosome 2, idAnoZiCoDA_A2_x.2, whole genome shotgun sequence genome:
- the LOC131294482 gene encoding mitochondrial carrier homolog 2-like: protein MNVYTRDTQIEPDYWFDDFERGPEWTRNDKKKRSDPLPDVYIVNEVENNSNESNETPSAVKFGFRLCCTTALHPLDYAKTLIQLGYEPIAPRPGRTLFGARRLMLPNIFQYAYHIGTVDGFTGCFRGLSAKLVGNVLSSYYGEKLAVGMGLVATEEKKKHKNEDDFAWFISNVHRDVAVHFAGVVISQPFHVISIRMMAQFVGREQLYSGLWQSVKEIWQTEGITGFFSGIVPRLVVELGCIAMTSTITYLFCRYIVQNRTIQNNVNTIAHFTVSSWLYPYHVVSTCMVVNGSRLKAGNPPLMDNFFGWRDCYRRLKMTNDHKRGASFFFRTVGRAQPAKLNGSPAIAPYPEFK, encoded by the exons ATGAATGTATATACGAGGGACACGCAGATTGAGCCGGATTATTGGTTTGACGATTTCGAACGTGGACCGGAATGGACAAGGAatgacaagaaaaaaagatcTGATCCTTTGCCAGACGTATATATTGTTAACGAGGTCGAAAACAATTCCAACGAATCGAATGAGACGCCGAGCGCTGTGAAGTTCGGTTTCCGTTTGTGCTGCACGACAGCATTGCATCCGCTGGATTATGCCAAAACGCTCATCCAG CTCGGTTACGAACCGATAGCGCCTCGGCCGGGTCGAACCCTATTCGGTGCAAGACGTTTGATGCTGCCCAATATTTTTCAGTACG CGTACCACATCGGGACCGTCGATGGGTTCACGGGATGTTTCCGAGGGCTTAGCGCCAAACTGGTCGGAAATGTTCTTAGCTCGTACTACGGCGAAAAGCTAGCCGTCGGTATGGGGCTAGTAGCCACCGAGGAGAAAAAGAAGCACAAAAACGAAGACGATTTTGCTTGGTTCATTTCTAATGTGCACCGTGATGTCGCAGTGCACTTTGCCGGTGTCGTCATTTCCCAACCGTTCCACGTTATTTCTATTCGAATGATGGCCCAGTTCGTAGGCCGGGAGCAACTATACAGTGGATTGTGGCAATCGGTAAAGGAGATTTGGCAAACGGAGGGCATTACAGGGTTTTTTTCGGGCATCGTGCCCCGGTTGGTCGTGGAACTTGGATGTATAGCGATGACCAGCACGATAACCTACCTGTTCTGTCGATACATCGTACAGAATCGTACGATCCAGAACAACGTGAATACGATTGCCCACTTCACCGTCAGTAGCTGGCTTTATCCTTACCATGTCGTGTCGACCTGCATGGTCGTGAATGGCTCAAG GTTGAAGGCGGGCAATCCACCGTTGATGGATAATTTCTTCGGATGGCGTGATTGTTACCGTCGCCTGAAGATGACCAACGACCACAAGCGTGGCGCATCATTCTTTTTCCG AACCGTTGGCAGAGCACAACCGGCCAAACTGAACGGTTCCCCAGCCATCGCTCCATATCCAGAGTTCAAGTAA
- the LOC131286429 gene encoding multiple inositol polyphosphate phosphatase 1 has translation MILRLHASVVLLVCTLKVITAQRSSCCETYCYNDDDERKQVRHFATKTMYEVIRPPDTDRQHIVPNCAPVKFWLLSRHGTRLPSKGDIVEMPTQLKLLQDAIIDNYYTRRTMPDNGRMCDKDLEILRNWRWDPNITAQYESTLTEQGWQDLKYLALRAKEKYWQLFGSGYDANKFLFRYTNTQRTEASFKAFAEGLFGSEESQRVKPIAPSEPDTLLKPYDYCADYDANKDRQKKDENSEANKFFRTALFTGTVWDISQRLGFRHNLSVEQIEHMWDACRFEQAWQISRASPFCAAFTQDQVNVLEYKEDLAYYYQTSYGYERSTELACHAMADMLKHLKSREEPTVVAYFTHDSQIQLLLAALGAKKDSTPPRADNYPFMKYRQYRSSDIPFAANIAAVKYQCAEQREPERVIFFLNEKPLMLDWCNVGLCNWSDVERKFQRFTDGNCDRMYCQGSGASQFFAHHSLITLVVGLFVLLSVRWGTLV, from the exons ATGATCTTGAGGCTCCATGCGTCGGTTGTGCTGCTCGTGTGCACACTGAAAGTGATCACGGCCCAGCGGAGTAGCTGCTGCGAGACGTACTGCTacaacgatgacgatgaacGGAAGCAAGTGCGACACTTTGCCACCAAAACGATGTACGAAGTCATCCGCCCGCCGGACACCGATCGTCAGCACATTGTACCGA ACTGTGCACCGGTAAAATTTTGGCTCCTTAGCCGACATGGCACTAGACTTCCGAGCAAGGGTGACATCGTGGAAATGCCAACGCAGCTGAAACTG TTGCAAGATGCCATCATTGACAATTACTATACACGCCGTACGATGCCCGACAATGGGCGCATGTGTGACAAGGACCTGGAAATCCTCCGAAATTGGCGCTGGGATCCGAACATTACCGCGCAGTACGAATCGACGCTTACCGAGCAGGGATGGCAGGATCTCAAATATCTGGCACTGCGCGCCAAGGAGAAATATTGGCAACTGTTCGGCAGTGGCTACGATGCGAACAAGTTTTTG TTCCGCTACACCAACACTCAGCGCACCGAGGCAAGCTTCAAGGCGTTTGCGGAGGGTCTCTTCGGCAGCGAGGAGTCGCAGCGGGTCAAACCGATAGCGCCATCCGAGCCCGATACCCTTCTGAAGCCGTACGACTACTGTGCGGACTACGACGCGAACAAAGATCGCCAGAAGAAGGACGAAAATTCCGAGGCAAATAAATTCTTCCGCACGGCACTGTTCACCGGCACGGTGTGGGATATTTCGCAGCGGCTCGGCTTTCGGCACAATCTGAGCGTGGAGCAGATCGAGCATATGTGGGATGCCTGCCGGTTCGAGCAAGCGTGGCAAATATCGCGGGCAAGTCCGTTCTGTGCGGCGTTCACCCAGGATCAGGTGAACGTGCTCGAGTACAAGGAGGATCTGGCGTACTACTATCAAACCAGCTACGGTTACGAACGTAGCACCGAGCTGGCATGCCACGCCATGGCCGACATGCTGAAACATCTAAAGTCCCGCGAAGAGCCGACGGTGGTGGCATACTTTACGCACGACTCACAAATCCAGCTGCTCCTGGCGGCGCTAGGGGCGAAGAAGGATTCAACGCCACCACGGGCGGACAATTATCCGTTCATGAAATACCGCCAGTATCGCTCCAGTGACATTCCATTTGCAGCCAACATTGCAGCCGTAAAATATCA ATGCGCGGAGCAGCGAGAACCGGAGCGTGTTATATTCTTCCTGAACGAAAAGCCACTCATGCTGGACTGGTGTAACGTCGGTCTGTGCAACTGGTCCGACGTTGAGCGAAAATTCCAACGGTTCACCGATGGCAATTGCGACCGGATGTACTGCCAGGGCAGTGGGGCTTCACAGTTCTTCGCACACCATTCTCTCATCACACTCGTCGTTGGTCTTTTCGTGCTCCTTTCCGTACGGTGGGGTACCTTAGTCTAA